The Candidatus Bathyarchaeota archaeon sequence GTGCGAGGAAAATCTATTTCAATTCGCGAAGCCTCCCGTAAATATAATGTTCCTAATCCAACTATCAGCAGGTGGGTTCGACGAGGCTTAATAAAAATTATTGCTCGCATTAATAATAAAATTATGATTGACGAGGCCGATGTAGCCTATTGCGCTGATATTCGTTCTCAAAATCCAGGGGCTGGGCGCTGGTTGTTTAACCCCGATGGTACTCCCTACATAAAATAATTAATTTTATGGAGTGATTTTTGTCACTCCATTTTTATTAATTATATTAATGCTACAGGTTATTGACATCCTGTAGCATTAATGCTATTATCTCATTAGCTTTCCAACCGAGACAAACCAGGGCGTCCCTGGTGGCAACCTTCCCCCCGGCAGGACACCTCGACGGTTGGAAAGCCAGGACAGGTTGGGGGGCGGCTGGTCTAACCGCCCCCCGAAAGGAGGATGAAATGCACCTCACGATCACAGATAATCAGGTTTTACGCGACAACCAACCGGTAGTTATTATAGATAGCCTGCCTAATGCTGTGATCCGCCAGGTCATCAACGATTTAGCCAAATCACTCAAGCGCGCCGGGTATTGTATTAACGACCAGCGCACTAAACGACCGCAACAATGCGATTGCGGAAAGCCCACCGCTTTTCCCAATGGTAATTATTGCGCCGATTGCCTGCGTGAGAAGCGCGCCAAAAACGCCCGACAGTTCTGGTCACGATGAATGATCCGCTGATCGCACAGGTGCAGGCCGATCAAGCCATGCGTCGCTATTATCAATCGCTAGGTCCTGCGGTTCTGATACCAGGTCTACAGGCTATAATCACCGGTATTCTGGCAGGAGGTGCCATTGGCTCGCTGGCCTGGCTGGTAGATTACACCAACCCATGGCGTGTATGGTTGTTCGGCACATTCAGCGCTCAGGCGTTATCCTGGACAGCGGCCATTTTTCGCTGGATGGCCATTATTCACACGTTGGAATCCTGGTCGCCGAATAACGACCAGGCATCATCGGTAACTAACACAACTACAAATGTCGAAACATTACGCTTGGCTGTAACACAGGACAACAGAATCCAGATATTCAACCTGAATATCGATCCCCAGCGTATCTACCAGGCGGCTGCATTGGTCACTGATGGCGCATCGTTTACTGAGCGCGATCTGACAGGCTCCGGGCGCCCCCTCTCGCAGAGCGAGTTCCGACAATTGCGTGATGAACTTATCCGGCGTGGCTTTTTGCACTGGCGCAATCCAGCCGAACCTCGCCAGGGCACTGAGCTTACCGCTGCTGGGAGACATTTATTCCGTCAATTGGCGGTAATGAACCCCCTCACCCATTCGCTAATTCCTGCGGAACCGTAGGCAGCACGCCGCCTGTCCGCATGCACGCAACCGCACGCAAGGAGCGATATGAATATATCCGATCTGAAATTTCATCAACATGTGGTAACCCCGGTTGGCCCTGGCATCGTTCAGGGAATAACCGGAGATGGCAAGGTAATGATATCGCATAAACCCGTTGATCTACCCATAGAGCAACGCCCACCAATCGTCGGTATCTGGGTGTTAAAGTATTACACCCCAGATCAATTAAGTATTCAAAGGAGCTAGCAGTCATGAAAACAAGGGACGAAGTAGAAAATCTTAAGAAGTCTTGGGAAAAAGATCCCATATGGGATTTCGTTACAGCCGTAAATCGCCAGGCAATCGCGCTGGAAGGCATTCTAAATATTCTGGAATGTTGGTGGCATAACAGAATATGACCGCAATCACCATTACCATAGCTAATCAAAAAGGTGGGGTCGGGAAGACGACCACAGCCGTAACCATAGGACATGCGCTGGCAATGCGTGGTATTGCGACGTTGATCCTCGACGCCGACCCACAGGGTCATGTTGCATCCAGCCTTGGCTTGCAGAAGTCGCCCGGGTTATACCGCCTGATCTTCAACCAGGATCCGATCAGCGATGTTCAGCAACAGGCGCGTGATAATTTATGGATTGTGCCGGGCGATAAGCGCACCGAGCAAGCCAAGCACTATCTGACCAGCCTGGATTTTCGTGAGCATGTACTAGCTTCTGCGTTAGTCGCCGCGCCACAAGACGTCATCTTGATCGACCTGGCCCCCAGCCTGGATATACTGCATATAGCCGCGCTGGCCGCATCAGACTGGCTGATAATACCAACCCGCTGCGACCATCTCGCCATCGATGGGGTGAATGAAATCTTGCGCACATTTGCCGAGATCGCTAACCGCGGAGGTCAGCTACAGGGTTTCAACATCTTACCCACATTCGTCGATCGAACAACTAGCGAAACACGCCTGCAA is a genomic window containing:
- a CDS encoding ParA family protein, producing the protein MTAITITIANQKGGVGKTTTAVTIGHALAMRGIATLILDADPQGHVASSLGLQKSPGLYRLIFNQDPISDVQQQARDNLWIVPGDKRTEQAKHYLTSLDFREHVLASALVAAPQDVILIDLAPSLDILHIAALAASDWLIIPTRCDHLAIDGVNEILRTFAEIANRGGQLQGFNILPTFVDRTTSETRLQLKTISQAFPLQIWPFIPVDTRLREAAAHGLSILEYSPSAHSVRGVQNGSGSHSRIGGYMNVVNRLIDLIKV
- a CDS encoding helix-turn-helix domain-containing protein, whose translation is MTDLKPADLEHISHTQLINLVKRGIVRIDMLTTLPINAMSKYDTPEYQRHSNVRGKSISIREASRKYNVPNPTISRWVRRGLIKIIARINNKIMIDEADVAYCADIRSQNPGAGRWLFNPDGTPYIK